A genome region from Prochlorococcus marinus CUG1417 includes the following:
- a CDS encoding glycosyltransferase family 2 protein: MDLNWNTQLPIAKDQISFYKKNEDVTPRVTIGMPTFARPHLIRRALASVASQTYRNFVLVVSDNAGFDKNTHQAIKDYSHHLPEVFLISQEKNIGSLNNFKFVLSVANTEYFMWLSDDDEISPNYLQELVQLLDSDLSTVTAMGRWKDMLNPNEGFFRKQVRPDMKNIILRLLYFVIFADDDSAFYGLHRIDKLRQCRFTGYFPPNRSIISNFCYLILFDIILLGRISFSNNATWICHNYTSKFYKNALSRGIKDKLRTLLRRINVHFLYIFKAISFNFLLLPFIISASLIGFFRELIIYIFKAKNLTRD, encoded by the coding sequence ATGGATTTAAATTGGAACACTCAACTCCCTATAGCAAAAGACCAAATATCTTTTTATAAAAAAAATGAAGATGTAACTCCCCGGGTTACTATTGGAATGCCAACTTTTGCCCGTCCTCATCTTATAAGACGTGCATTGGCTTCTGTAGCTTCTCAGACTTATCGTAATTTTGTCTTAGTTGTATCTGATAACGCTGGATTTGATAAAAATACTCATCAAGCTATAAAAGATTATTCGCATCATCTTCCTGAAGTCTTTCTTATCTCTCAGGAGAAAAATATTGGATCTCTTAATAATTTCAAGTTTGTTTTATCGGTTGCCAATACAGAATACTTTATGTGGCTTTCTGATGACGATGAGATTTCTCCAAATTATCTTCAAGAGCTAGTTCAATTATTAGATTCTGATCTAAGTACCGTTACTGCTATGGGAAGGTGGAAGGATATGCTCAATCCAAATGAGGGTTTTTTTAGGAAACAAGTCCGTCCAGATATGAAAAATATTATTCTTCGTTTGTTATATTTTGTTATCTTTGCTGATGATGATAGTGCTTTTTATGGATTACATCGTATTGATAAATTAAGACAATGTCGATTTACAGGTTATTTCCCTCCCAATCGATCAATAATTTCGAACTTTTGTTATTTAATACTTTTTGATATTATTCTTTTAGGGAGAATAAGTTTCAGTAATAATGCGACTTGGATTTGCCACAACTATACATCAAAATTTTATAAGAATGCTCTATCTCGAGGTATCAAAGACAAATTAAGAACTTTACTTAGAAGGATTAATGTTCATTTTCTTTACATTTTTAAAGCAATAAGCTTCAATTTCTTATTGCTACCTTTTATCATCTCTGCATCGTTAATTGGTTTTTTCAGAGAATTAATAATATACATTTTTAAGGCAAAAAATTTAACTAGAGATTGA
- a CDS encoding NAD-dependent epimerase/dehydratase family protein — protein MNNINNDHILVTGSSGFIGSSIVRSLVESGRLVRPTSRRSIDKLTNEFGLPVTRFDVIKDIESKNEVFYGVKTLIHCATPNDIQSREADGGMPLAVFGTFRLIEEAIRYGIKRIIFLSTLQVYGTELTGVVNELSPINCESTYGLNHYLGEEICRLAAKLHGIDIVVLRPSNVYGVPCVSTVSRSTLVPMCFISEALNKGSLTIRSSGLQRRNFVSLYEVSQFTERILDQFPKGFNVINVVSAWHPTILDIARLVYKIWNNNKDKPIELKILSNMPNYSNEFIVSSNSFKPIFQKIKSVNHMEKVIFNLINKY, from the coding sequence ATGAATAATATTAATAATGATCATATTCTCGTAACTGGATCTTCAGGTTTTATTGGAAGCTCAATTGTAAGAAGTCTAGTTGAGTCAGGAAGGTTGGTTAGACCAACCTCGAGGCGGTCTATAGATAAATTGACTAATGAATTTGGCCTACCTGTTACTCGTTTTGATGTAATAAAAGATATAGAATCAAAGAATGAAGTGTTTTATGGAGTTAAAACTCTTATTCACTGCGCAACTCCAAATGATATTCAGTCTCGTGAAGCTGATGGAGGGATGCCCCTTGCAGTTTTCGGGACATTTCGTTTAATAGAAGAGGCTATTCGTTATGGTATAAAACGTATTATCTTTCTTTCAACTCTTCAAGTTTACGGTACTGAACTTACAGGAGTTGTTAATGAGTTATCTCCAATAAACTGTGAGAGCACCTATGGACTAAATCATTATCTTGGTGAAGAAATCTGTAGATTAGCCGCTAAGCTTCATGGAATAGATATTGTGGTTCTTCGACCATCTAATGTGTACGGTGTCCCATGCGTATCTACAGTTTCTCGTTCGACGCTAGTGCCCATGTGTTTTATTTCTGAGGCATTAAATAAAGGTTCTCTAACAATACGTTCATCAGGTTTGCAACGTAGAAACTTTGTTTCTTTATATGAAGTTTCTCAATTTACAGAAAGGATATTAGATCAATTCCCAAAAGGATTTAATGTAATAAATGTTGTTTCTGCTTGGCATCCAACAATATTAGATATTGCTAGATTAGTTTACAAAATTTGGAATAATAATAAAGATAAACCTATAGAGTTAAAAATTCTCTCAAATATGCCAAATTATTCAAATGAATTCATTGTAAGCTCAAATTCTTTTAAACCTATTTTCCAAAAAATAAAATCTGTTAATCATATGGAAAAAGTAATTTTTAATCTTATAAATAAGTATTAG
- a CDS encoding glycosyltransferase, whose translation MKSITIVGENLGCGGTEKVIIKLIRYYEKKGYKTNIVLLSKAKVFKRFNIPRKTRITELNRFNSENFISKILNPFWLIIQLRKYIYANKESKYISFLTVPIILTIISSLNLGILHVASERINPEKVNLSIHWRFARFMLYRNLSRLVVQSNEIAKIFQKYVPKNKINIIPNSVDLELINYPLFFNYSKPLKLLFIGRLEYQKGLDILIEVLKIISEEYKNLPFLVEIVGSGNLYDYVKDSINNLSLRNWVSLKKKSSEPIQTILKSDIILHTSRYEGMSNVVLEGMACGKCVVSSYYTSGEIITNNKNGILLTKLDPRQIIDVLINLNKERIILEKVGTEARKTIISNYSDLRVFKLWDNVL comes from the coding sequence ATGAAATCAATAACAATAGTTGGCGAAAATCTAGGTTGTGGTGGTACAGAAAAAGTTATTATAAAATTAATAAGATATTATGAAAAAAAAGGTTATAAAACTAATATAGTATTACTTAGTAAAGCAAAAGTTTTTAAAAGGTTCAATATTCCTAGAAAAACAAGAATTACAGAACTTAATAGATTTAATTCTGAAAATTTTATCTCTAAAATATTAAATCCATTTTGGTTAATTATACAGTTAAGGAAATATATTTATGCAAATAAGGAATCTAAATATATTTCCTTTCTTACTGTCCCTATAATTTTAACTATTATTTCTTCCTTAAATTTAGGGATTCTACATGTCGCCTCCGAAAGGATAAACCCAGAAAAAGTAAATTTATCCATACATTGGAGATTTGCTCGCTTTATGCTTTATAGAAATTTGTCAAGATTAGTAGTTCAATCTAATGAAATTGCAAAGATATTTCAGAAATACGTACCCAAAAATAAAATTAATATTATCCCAAATTCTGTGGATTTAGAACTTATTAATTACCCTTTATTTTTTAATTATAGTAAGCCATTAAAATTATTATTCATAGGTAGGCTCGAATATCAAAAGGGACTTGATATTTTGATAGAGGTATTAAAAATAATATCTGAAGAATATAAAAATTTGCCATTTCTAGTTGAAATAGTAGGTAGTGGTAATTTATATGATTATGTGAAAGATTCAATAAATAATTTATCCCTAAGAAATTGGGTATCTTTAAAAAAAAAGAGTTCGGAACCTATTCAAACTATTCTTAAGTCAGATATTATTTTGCATACTTCTAGATATGAAGGAATGTCTAATGTTGTTCTAGAAGGTATGGCTTGTGGTAAATGTGTTGTAAGTAGTTATTATACTTCTGGCGAAATAATAACAAATAATAAAAATGGAATACTTCTTACTAAATTAGATCCACGACAAATTATTGATGTTCTTATTAACTTGAATAAAGAAAGGATAATATTAGAAAAAGTGGGAACTGAAGCAAGAAAAACAATTATAAGTAATTACTCAGATCTAAGAGTATTTAAATTATGGGATAATGTATTATGA
- a CDS encoding glycosyltransferase family A protein: protein MLFSIITPTYNRSHLLKRVYLSLVPQKSYIKEWIIIDDGSEDNTKYLIDEFKKEKLFPIIYQYHTNKGMVHSINLALKYITSDYFFKLDSDDFLLKDSLKEIDESISIIRSIYSINEVYAFSLLSQSITNKSLNNYQKLIKKGKRISKNIYLADYISARFSNWISGDLLDIFPAKPIIDHFRYPIFTDENYAPSAFISYFLADYFKSKVAFIINPVLVKNYQLDGITKTRHKNKKHTSYGSPKTYLLANLWLLNFSRNNFYNHLLILKEVTKLSIIVIIKSILKLLFLATRRIKR from the coding sequence ATGCTCTTTAGTATAATAACTCCAACCTACAATAGATCACATCTTCTCAAAAGAGTATATCTTTCCCTTGTTCCACAAAAAAGTTATATCAAAGAGTGGATCATAATAGATGATGGATCGGAAGATAATACTAAATATTTAATTGATGAATTCAAAAAAGAAAAATTATTTCCAATAATATATCAGTATCATACTAATAAAGGCATGGTTCATTCGATAAACCTAGCTTTAAAATATATTACGTCAGATTACTTTTTTAAATTAGATTCAGATGATTTTTTATTAAAAGATTCTTTAAAGGAAATAGATGAATCAATATCAATTATCAGATCAATATATTCTATTAATGAGGTCTATGCCTTTTCATTACTTTCACAGTCAATAACCAATAAAAGCCTAAATAACTATCAAAAACTAATTAAAAAAGGAAAAAGGATCTCTAAAAATATCTATTTAGCAGATTATATTTCAGCAAGATTCTCGAACTGGATTTCAGGAGATCTTCTTGATATTTTTCCCGCCAAACCAATAATCGATCACTTCAGATATCCAATTTTTACTGATGAAAACTATGCCCCTTCAGCATTTATAAGTTATTTCCTCGCAGATTATTTTAAATCAAAAGTTGCGTTCATTATAAATCCAGTTTTAGTAAAAAATTATCAGTTAGATGGAATAACAAAAACTCGCCATAAAAATAAAAAACATACTTCTTATGGTTCACCCAAAACATATTTATTAGCTAATCTATGGCTTCTAAATTTTTCAAGAAATAATTTTTATAATCATTTACTTATTCTTAAAGAAGTTACTAAGTTATCAATTATTGTAATAATAAAAAGTATTTTAAAACTTTTATTTTTAGCAACAAGAAGAATTAAAAGATGA
- a CDS encoding glycosyltransferase has translation MRHKVCILYINWKNPGGVEKYANTLKKILSNKYDINLIKIEIHNINKSNLFLINWFYKIKYFIKLQEKLKTYNLVISFSQLPALVSVFSSKKHIFFMSGSSFNYRESNIISKFYWAYFLQPIIFLKTSAIVPAAPHLIPKQIKRSYLAKKIYYINGLIDLKELINKFSSESNLNLKLKKIGKYICLSSAILKHKGIIEFINIFNSYIKFYNPKIKLIILGNGPILNDCKLICNKLSISWSTNLQDRKNKNTSIFFLGYKKNPLEYIKNSKAFVFPSFDEGLSNQLLEAILCNVPIIATNCPGNKFIVDTIKKIDSKNKPPIKLLPPLSSESSHKKWLQVIDNFINGNIIFKNKPRYKIIYKFSLEENSKKWINLTEGLLK, from the coding sequence ATGAGACATAAGGTATGCATACTTTATATCAATTGGAAGAATCCAGGTGGAGTTGAAAAATACGCAAATACTTTAAAAAAAATTCTCAGTAATAAATATGATATTAATTTAATAAAAATTGAAATTCACAATATAAATAAGAGCAATTTATTTTTAATTAACTGGTTTTACAAAATAAAATATTTTATAAAACTCCAAGAAAAACTTAAAACTTATAATTTAGTAATAAGTTTCAGTCAGTTGCCTGCCTTAGTTTCAGTTTTTTCATCTAAAAAACATATATTTTTCATGAGTGGTTCTTCCTTTAATTATAGAGAATCTAATATAATTTCCAAATTTTATTGGGCATATTTTTTACAACCAATAATTTTCTTAAAAACCTCAGCAATTGTTCCTGCTGCTCCACACTTAATACCTAAGCAAATAAAGAGATCTTATTTAGCTAAAAAAATTTATTATATAAACGGCTTAATTGATTTAAAAGAATTAATAAATAAATTCTCAAGTGAATCGAATCTTAATCTGAAGCTAAAGAAAATTGGTAAATATATTTGTTTAAGTTCAGCTATTTTGAAACATAAAGGAATAATTGAATTTATTAATATATTTAATTCATATATAAAATTTTATAATCCAAAAATTAAATTAATTATTCTTGGGAATGGACCAATTTTGAATGATTGCAAATTGATCTGTAATAAACTTTCCATATCATGGTCAACTAATTTACAAGATAGGAAAAATAAAAACACTAGTATTTTTTTTCTTGGTTATAAAAAAAATCCTTTAGAGTACATAAAAAATTCTAAAGCATTTGTTTTCCCTTCATTTGATGAAGGATTATCCAATCAATTATTAGAAGCTATCCTCTGTAATGTGCCTATTATCGCAACAAATTGTCCTGGGAATAAGTTCATAGTTGACACTATTAAAAAAATTGACTCTAAAAATAAGCCACCTATAAAATTATTACCGCCTCTAAGTTCAGAAAGTAGCCATAAGAAGTGGTTGCAGGTAATTGATAATTTTATTAATGGAAATATTATTTTTAAAAACAAACCAAGATATAAGATTATTTATAAATTTTCGTTAGAGGAAAATAGTAAAAAATGGATAAATTTAACAGAAGGTCTTTTAAAATAG
- a CDS encoding ATP-binding cassette domain-containing protein, with the protein MSTFISLLNKISYRFYFAWQASPKLIIGAIIAALCAGFSDIFIVNFFAYLIDKLDFSGEANKLSTNFFLLFSSLVLLISFLRIYSIFYQKKFIALLTTQISKDIYKFILLQNPADLTKNKTSSIINYMTLQLDKLNDALDCFTNIISNSIAFIGIGITLIIENFQITIYAVIVLSFYYLIVGYPLSRITSDKGEINTNLEENLYGLIKESIERIREVKTTKRENYFTNMHRNVDIKLRQNRSLQYVFQYIPKYGLEALAIIIISFLFIDTSKLDSKFFAQILIFAFAGQRLLPASQQYFASVNQLASVQKSYDKIVKLYFKLKQDYLKFNSQIKLKRRISLKKSLIISNENNSNFNNIIINRRDKVLIYGPSGAGKTNLLENIFGLQTNLNVEIPKTMDQSKFYLPQNCGIFNSSIKGNLVHPNQEISDNKILKLLKELNFNDKVIKRLLSVSCNLGEQGSTLSGGEKQRIAIARAILFKPQLLLLDEATSALDQETELQILKYLIGQSNMTLLLVSHNQDLKNLFDYAIDYHGNN; encoded by the coding sequence ATGAGTACTTTCATATCACTATTGAATAAAATTTCCTATAGATTTTATTTTGCTTGGCAAGCATCTCCTAAATTAATAATTGGAGCAATTATCGCAGCTTTATGTGCAGGCTTTTCTGATATTTTTATTGTTAATTTCTTTGCATATCTAATAGATAAATTAGATTTTTCAGGAGAAGCAAATAAACTTTCAACTAATTTCTTTCTTTTATTTAGTAGTCTTGTTTTATTAATAAGTTTTTTGAGAATATATTCAATTTTTTATCAGAAAAAATTTATTGCTTTGTTAACTACTCAAATTAGTAAGGATATATATAAATTTATACTTTTACAAAATCCTGCAGATCTCACTAAAAATAAAACCTCTTCAATCATAAACTATATGACACTCCAGTTAGATAAGTTAAATGACGCTTTAGATTGTTTTACTAATATTATTTCAAATTCGATAGCTTTTATTGGAATAGGGATAACATTAATTATAGAAAATTTCCAGATTACTATTTATGCAGTAATAGTATTATCTTTTTATTATTTAATTGTTGGATATCCGCTATCTAGAATTACGTCAGATAAGGGTGAAATTAATACTAATCTTGAGGAAAATCTTTATGGATTAATCAAAGAAAGTATAGAACGCATAAGAGAAGTAAAGACTACAAAAAGAGAGAATTATTTTACTAATATGCATAGAAATGTTGATATAAAACTGAGACAAAATAGATCTCTACAATATGTTTTCCAATATATTCCAAAGTATGGTTTGGAGGCATTAGCAATAATAATAATATCTTTTTTATTTATTGATACTTCAAAATTAGATTCTAAATTTTTTGCACAAATTTTAATTTTTGCTTTTGCAGGACAAAGATTGTTACCTGCTTCACAACAATACTTCGCTTCTGTAAATCAATTGGCATCTGTTCAAAAAAGTTACGATAAGATCGTCAAATTATACTTTAAGTTAAAGCAAGATTATTTAAAATTTAATTCACAAATTAAATTAAAAAGAAGAATTTCTTTAAAGAAAAGTCTGATAATCTCAAATGAAAATAATTCAAATTTCAATAATATAATAATTAATAGAAGAGATAAGGTTTTGATTTATGGACCTTCGGGAGCTGGTAAAACAAATCTTTTAGAAAATATATTTGGTTTGCAGACCAATTTAAATGTAGAAATCCCTAAAACTATGGATCAAAGTAAATTTTATTTACCTCAGAATTGTGGAATATTTAATTCATCCATTAAAGGTAATTTAGTGCACCCAAATCAAGAAATATCAGATAATAAAATATTAAAATTATTAAAAGAACTTAATTTCAACGATAAAGTTATTAAAAGATTACTATCTGTAAGTTGCAATTTAGGAGAGCAAGGTTCTACCTTGAGTGGTGGAGAAAAACAAAGAATAGCTATAGCAAGAGCAATTTTATTTAAACCGCAATTATTATTACTCGATGAAGCGACATCTGCATTAGATCAAGAGACAGAACTTCAAATACTTAAATATCTTATAGGTCAAAGTAACATGACTTTATTATTAGTATCTCATAACCAAGATTTAAAAAATTTATTTGATTATGCCATAGATTATCATGGAAATAATTAA